A genomic window from Silene latifolia isolate original U9 population chromosome 11, ASM4854445v1, whole genome shotgun sequence includes:
- the LOC141611679 gene encoding polyadenylate-binding protein-interacting protein 5-like, whose protein sequence is MKTNASTLNPFALSYVPIARREVEDVDKDFKTMSKEADAAAVHDLKLKGHQAEIPQEMDFSIMDEESEMDLAYLQMIFPGVSDQSLADVYNVNLGDLEAALDMLSILEADDQASDVLNDDNSRSPVSSGECVSVKAVTAEGETSTSSGSSGVTTVAT, encoded by the exons ATGAAAACAAACGCATCAACTTTGAACCCATTTGCTTTGTCGTATGTGCCAATTGCTAGACGGGAAGTAGAGGATGTAGATAAAGATTTTAAGACAATGTCCAAGGAAGCAGACGCTGCTGCTGTTCATGATTTGAAATTAAAAGGTCACCAGGCTGAAATTCCTCAAGAGATGGACTTTAGCATTATGGATGAGGAATCTGAAATGGACCTAGCTTACCTTCAGATGATATTTCCTGGTGTCTCCGACCAGTCCCTCGCCGATGTCTATAATGTGAATTTGGGCGACTTGGAAGCAGCACTTGACATGCTGTCAATTTTGGAG GCTGATGATCAAGCATCAGATGTTTTGAACGATGACAACAGTCGGAGTCCTGTTTCTTCTGGTGAGTGTGTGTCCGTGAAGGCTGTAACAGCTGAAGGTGAAACCAGCACCTCATCTGGCTCTTCTGGAGTGACAACAGTTGCTACTTGA
- the LOC141611681 gene encoding E3 ubiquitin-protein ligase At1g63170 has translation MASRSVDLLCKSRSDKYSLLMEQPERRNENEHVIDIRRSLEAASSSSVHDRAANDLDPSYSEDRPSSSARTVVSQLSLPISDIPNSRNSSTSRRGNAHSRRRRSPLNSGLWISIELALTLVQIVVSVVVLSLSGNEHPQTPLFAWIVGYASGCVATLPLLYWRYLHRSQVAEQDSVQSGQSSSNVNSTAAQTPDDDNWTAGSSNRSASGLGAVVHNARLKASAEYFKMGLDCFFAIWFVVGNVWIFGGRASSSEAPNLYRLCVVFLVFSCIGYAMPFILCTTICCCLPCIISVLGSREDLNQTRGATTDSINALPTYKFKLKKNRNSDGSSESGVVAAGTEKERVISGEDAVCCICLAKYANNDELRELPCSHLFHKDCVDKWLKINALCPLCKSEVGETLLSTLAEATASLRRAESRVGSS, from the exons ATGGCCAGTAGGTCTGTTGACTTATTATGTAAAAGTCGGTCAGATAAATACTCATTACTAATGGAGCAACCAGAAAGAAGAAATGAGAATGAGCATGTGATTGACATAAGGAGGAGTTTAGAGGCTGCTTCTTCTAGTTCTGTTCACGATAGAGCTGCTAATGATTTGGATCCTTCTTACTCTGAAGATAGACCTTCAAGTAGTGCTCGCACCGTAGTTTCTCAGTTGTCCCTTCCTATTTCTGATATCCCGAATTCCCGTAATTCCTCAACTAGCAGGAGAGGTAATGCACATAGCAGAAGACGCAGAAGCCCATTAAACTCAGGGTTGTGGATATCTATTGAGCTAGCCCTCACCTTAGTACAGATTGTGGTTTCGGTAGTAGTTTTATCTTTGTCAGGAAATGAGCATCCACAAACTCCATTATTTGCTTGGATTGTGGGGTATGCTTCTGGGTGTGTTGCAACTCTTCCTCTTCTCTATTGGCGATATCTTCATCGTAGTCAAGTGGCAGAACAAGATTCCGTGCAATCAGGTCAAAGCTCTTCTAATGTTAACTCAACTGCTGCTCAAACTCCAGATGATGATAATTGGACGGCTGGTTCATCCAACAGAAGTGCTAGTGGTTTGGGTGCTGTGGTTCACAATGCCAG GCTCAAGGCCTCAGCTGAGTACTTCAAGATGGGGCTGGATTGCTTCTTTGCTATCTGGTTTGTCGTCGGAAATGTGTGGATCTTTGGTGGCCGTGCTTCTTCCTCTGAAGCTCCTAACTTATACAG GTTATGTGTTGTGTTCCTCGTCTTCAGTTGCATTGGATATGCTATGCCGTTTATATTATGTACCACAATTTGCTGCTGTCTGCCATGCATAATTTCTGTGTTAGGCTCTAGGGAAGATTTAAACCAAACTAGAGGAGCAACCACAGATTCAATTAACGCCCTGCCGACCTACAAGTTTAAGTTGAAGAAAAACAGAAATAGTGACGGTTCTAGCGAATCTGGGGTAGTGGCTGCAGGAACTGAGAAGGAACGAGTTATATCAGGAGAAGATGCA GTTTGTTGTATATGCTTGGCAAAATATGCAAATAACgacgaactccgggaattgccgTGTTCTCATTTGTTTCACAAGGATTGCGTGGATAAATGGCTTAAAATCAATGCTTTGTGCCCTCTATGTAAGAGTGAAGTTGGTGAAACATTGCTTAGTACACTTGCGGAAGCAACTGCTAGCCTACGACGAGCAGAGAGTAGGGTCGGTAGCAGCTAG